The Brassica oleracea var. oleracea cultivar TO1000 unplaced genomic scaffold, BOL UnpScaffold02143, whole genome shotgun sequence genome segment tctttttcatttattggatattgtgtgaccaataaaataatgttaGGCTTTTAATAATTAGTTGAATTAATTGGTcaaatgatatattcttttaaataacaaatttttaaatattcgtgattttaagcaaaactacttacaattagaaatggagggagtatgtACTCATATTATGTGATACACCCAAAGTCCATCGGGAAAAGTAATCATGTCATCGACAAAAACAATTATCTCGATCTCCGTCGTCATCGCAGCCGTATATCTTCTCAAAATCTTTGCATTTCCCGCCGTGGAGCCATTAGTCTACTACCACTACTGCTCTCCAGCAAAGTACTTTCACGGACCGTCTTCCAAGTCAAATATCGACTCGCTACTCAACTTGTTCGTAAACTCGGCTTCTATCTACACATACAACAATCTCACCGTTAACGGAGTATACGGATTGTACCAGTGCCGGGGTGATGTCTCCTCAAGTGATTGCGTTAGTTGTATCGCGCAAGCTGTTCGCCTGCTCCAAAGTGACAGCTTAGGCGAGAGCGGCTGCGCATTACAGCTCGAAGGCTGTTTAGTGAAGTACGACAGCGTTATGTTCTTAGGCATGGCCGATAAGATGGCCATGGTTATGAGTTGCGGGAAACCGGCTGGGTATAGGTATAAGTCCGACGAGTTGACTCAGGCTAAGGTGTTGGTGGATGTGGTTACAAGTTGTGGCACATCTTACAGACTGGAGAGGTCAGGGCAAGCACAAGCTGTAGCGCAGTGCACCGGAGATCTTAGTGCAACCGATTGTCAAAACTGTTTGATTGAAGCTATCCAACGGCTGAAACTGCAACCGTTTTGCGGAACAAGTACTTGGGGTGACGTCTACTTAGCCAAATGCTACGTTGGTTACTCGTCACGTGGAGCCATCGGCCAAGGTAATTAGAGT includes the following:
- the LOC106321606 gene encoding cysteine-rich repeat secretory protein 12-like, producing MSSTKTIISISVVIAAVYLLKIFAFPAVEPLVYYHYCSPAKYFHGPSSKSNIDSLLNLFVNSASIYTYNNLTVNGVYGLYQCRGDVSSSDCVSCIAQAVRLLQSDSLGESGCALQLEGCLVKYDSVMFLGMADKMAMVMSCGKPAGYRYKSDELTQAKVLVDVVTSCGTSYRLERSGQAQAVAQCTGDLSATDCQNCLIEAIQRLKLQPFCGTSTWGDVYLAKCYVGYSSRGAIGQEFKKGIRAKHVATQRNSLYLKATSLFYLIKSLLK